A genome region from Primulina eburnea isolate SZY01 chromosome 9, ASM2296580v1, whole genome shotgun sequence includes the following:
- the LOC140841319 gene encoding cyclin-dependent kinase inhibitor 3-like, producing MGKYMKKSKIRCDVAVRDVSQSSLGVRTRAKTLTLQRLQSSAELLPPNPDPCYLELRSRRLEKLTLVRQNMQNSEKASSPKDCLNCSEKEEFGSRSVPKEEEGVCRGFETGDLEIEASCGENNLESEARERSTRESTPCSSIRAADTIITPSSSTKSATLTPTNQRVGNMPTDEELEGFFAQMEEAQHRHFIKKYNFDIVNDLPLPGRYIWEKLSP from the exons ATGGGAAAGTATATGAAGAAGTCGAAAATACGCTGCGACGTTGCGGTGAGGGATGTTTCGCAGTCCTCCCTGGGTGTTCGTACCCGCGCGAAAACCCTTACCCTACAGCGCCTGCAGTCCTCGGCTGAGTTGCTTCCCCCGAATCCGGACCCGTGTTACCTCGAGCTGCGGTCGCGGCGGCTTGAGAAGCTGACGCTTGTCAGGCAGAACATGCAGAATTCTGAAAAGGCTTCTTCTCCGAAAGATTGTCTAAATTGCTCGGAAAAAGAGGAATTCGGAAGTAGAAGTGTGCCCAAGGAAGAAGAAGGTGTATGCAGAGGGTTTGAAACGGGGGATTTGGAAATTGAGGCCTCTTGTGGGGAAAATAATTTGGAGTCCGAAGCTAGGGAAAG GAGCACTAGAGAAAGCACGCCATGTAGTTCGATCAGGGCTGCTGACACTATCATCACACCGAGCTCTAGCACGAAGTCGGCAACTCTTACTCCTACCAATCAAAGGGTCGGAAACATGCCTACAGACGAGGAACTTGAGGGATTTTTCGCCCAAATGGAGGAGGCTCAGCATCGACACTTTATCAAGAA GTATAACTTCGATATTGTGAATGACTTGCCCCTCCCAGGTCGCTACATCTGGGAGAAGCTGTCGCCTTAG
- the LOC140841317 gene encoding uncharacterized protein, which produces MNEQAMMMNQHQQLMNMNANLMNMNQMNPQQLQQSQPQMLSINRSYGVWPPQPPFHKPNPNVGAVNPPPSTFKNLLGPRSSWKSNRIVKPNDKRRKEQHKSLMVGNSGGGLSGGVNMVGGGDGNLNFSNYNLPTLNELQYQNRLKTRKFFPKRKFNQNNNMNINMGYNKSYSYSRSAPFAPRNTTSFLIRAKKSGGIASLVSPCPVTPAVLPTPSFSPSREVLVDMAKEEWGVDGYGSMKGLIRLRSPGHEMETQEDEVDDDGGSSESDVEEHVEVERRLDHDLSRFEMIYNPNSVGVGGIEYHNVLENRVDDQDAHIAQLEEENMILKERLFLMEREIGGLRRRLRCLEGRGGNRVEDLEEVVENESDDGSDSREYSHSMEENNDEFCEENVHRCGFSRGNDENAVFYEKVGNKEMLFESDGNGNIADPECKVEKNNDELVDKN; this is translated from the exons ATGAACGAGCAGGCGATGATGATGAATCAACATCAGCAGTTGATGAACATGAATGCTAACCTGATgaatatgaatcaaatgaacCCACAACAACTTCAGCAGTCGCAGCCTCAG ATGCTGTCGATTAATCGGAGCTACGGTGTGTGGCCCCCGCAACCGCCGTTTCACAAGCCTAATCCGAACGTCGGTGCTGTGAACCCACCGCCGTCTACCTTCAAAAATCTCTTGGGTCCAAGGAGCAGCTGGAAGAGCAACAGGATTGTTAAGCCCAATGACAAGAGGAGGAAGGAGCAACATAAATCGCTGATGGTGGGCAATAGTGGTGGTGGCCTTTCTGGTGGTGTCAATATGGTTGGTGGTGGTGATGGAAACTTGAATTTTAGTAACTATAATTTGCCTACTTTGAATGAATTGCAGTATCAGAACCGATTGAAGACTAGGAAGTTTTTCCCCAAAAGGAAGTTTAATCAGAATAATAATATGAACATTAATATGGGTTATAATAAAAGTTATAGTTACAGCAGGTCTGCTCCATTTGCTCCTAGGAACACTACTTCCTTTTTAATTAGGGCGAAGAAGAGTGGTGGTATAGCGTCTTTGGTTTCTCCATGTCCCGTCACGCCTGCAGTATTACCAACTCCTAGTTTTTCTCCTTCCCGTGAGGTTTTAGTGGACATGGCCAAGGAAGAGTGGGGTGTCGATGGGTATGGATCAATGAAGGGGTTGATTAGGTTAAGATCACCTGGACATGAAATGGAGACTCAGGAGGACGAAGTGGATGATGATGGAGGCTCGAGTGAGAGTGATGTGGAGGAGCATGTTGAGGTCGAGAGGAGGTTGGACCACGATTTGAGCCGGTTTGAGATGATCTATAACCCTAACAGTGTCGGTGTTGGTGGGATTGAGTATCACAATGTATTGGAGAATCGAGTGGATGATCAGGATGCTCATATTGCACAGCTGGAGGAGGagaatatgatattgaaggaaagATTGTTTTTAATGGAGAGAGAGATAGGAGGCTTGAGGAGGAGGTTGAGGTGCCTTGAGGGGAGGGGAGGAAATAGGGTGGAGGACCTCGAGGAGGTAGTGGAGAATGAATCTGATGATGGAAGTGATAGTCGTGAGTATTCACATTCAATGGAGGAAAATAATGACGAATTCTGTGAAGAGAATGTTCATCGGTGTGGTTTTTCCCGAGGCAATGACGAGAATGCTGTTTTTTATGAGAAAGTGGGGAACAAAGAAATGCTATTCGAATCTGATGGGAATGGTAACATTGCAGACCCTGAATGCAAAGTAGAAAAGAACAATGATGAGCTTGTTGACAAAAATTAG